One genomic window of Candidatus Eisenbacteria bacterium includes the following:
- the rho gene encoding transcription termination factor Rho produces MTTDGDLTTEIITPNPEHTLELTELKAKTMSALLALCQELGVQGTSGLRKQELIFKILEAQTEKSGFIFAEGVLEILPEGYGFLRAPSYNYLPGPDDIYVSPSQIKRFDLHTGDTVSGQVRPPKEGERYFALLRVEAVNFESPEAAKDKILFDNLTPLYPIEKLNLEAKDRCIETRIIDMLCPFGKGQRALITSPPKAGKTVLLQKIANAITENHPEVVLIVLLIDERPEEVTDMQRTVKGEVISSTFDEPPERHVQVAEMVIEKAKRLVEHKRDVVILLDSITRLARAHNTVVPHSGKILSGGVDANALQRPKRFFGSARNIEGGGSLTIIGTALVETGSRMDEVIFEEFKGTGNSELVLDRKLSDKRVFPAIDINRSGTRKEELLMSADQLQRIWILRKFLNELNSSEAMEFLITKMSDTKTNKKFLESMNH; encoded by the coding sequence ATGACCACCGACGGCGATCTCACCACCGAAATCATCACCCCGAATCCGGAACACACCCTCGAGCTCACCGAGCTCAAGGCGAAGACCATGTCGGCGCTGCTCGCGCTGTGTCAGGAACTCGGGGTGCAGGGCACCAGTGGACTGCGCAAGCAGGAACTGATCTTCAAGATCCTCGAGGCGCAGACCGAGAAGAGCGGCTTCATCTTCGCCGAGGGCGTGCTCGAGATTCTGCCCGAGGGCTACGGATTCCTGCGCGCGCCGAGCTACAACTACCTGCCGGGGCCGGACGACATCTACGTCTCGCCATCGCAGATCAAGCGCTTCGATCTGCACACCGGCGATACGGTGTCCGGGCAGGTGCGGCCACCGAAAGAGGGCGAGCGCTACTTCGCGCTGCTGCGCGTCGAAGCGGTGAACTTCGAGAGCCCGGAGGCGGCGAAGGACAAGATCCTGTTCGACAATCTCACGCCTCTCTACCCGATCGAGAAGCTCAACCTCGAGGCGAAGGATCGCTGCATCGAGACGCGCATCATCGACATGCTGTGCCCGTTCGGAAAAGGGCAGCGCGCACTCATCACCTCGCCGCCCAAGGCCGGCAAGACCGTGCTCCTGCAGAAGATTGCCAACGCGATCACCGAGAATCATCCCGAGGTCGTGCTGATCGTGCTGCTCATCGACGAGCGCCCCGAGGAAGTCACCGACATGCAGCGAACGGTGAAGGGCGAGGTCATCTCCTCGACCTTCGACGAGCCGCCGGAACGGCACGTTCAGGTCGCCGAGATGGTGATCGAGAAGGCCAAGCGACTGGTCGAGCACAAGCGCGACGTGGTGATCCTGCTCGATTCGATCACCCGCCTCGCGCGCGCCCACAACACCGTGGTGCCTCACTCCGGCAAGATCCTCTCGGGGGGTGTCGACGCGAACGCGCTCCAACGCCCCAAGCGCTTCTTCGGCTCGGCGCGCAACATCGAGGGCGGAGGCTCGCTCACGATCATCGGCACGGCGCTGGTCGAGACCGGTTCGCGCATGGACGAGGTGATCTTCGAGGAGTTCAAGGGCACCGGGAACAGCGAGCTGGTCCTGGATCGCAAGCTGTCCGACAAGCGCGTCTTCCCGGCGATCGACATCAATCGCTCCGGCACGCGAAAAGAAGAGCTGCTGATGAGCGCCGACCAGCTCCAGCGCATCTGGATCCTGCGCAAGTTCTTGAATGAACTGAATTCGTCCGAGGCGATGGAGTTCCTCATCACCAAGATGAGCGACACCAAGACCAACAAGAAGTTCCTCGAGAGCATGAATCACTAG
- a CDS encoding GNAT family N-acetyltransferase encodes MVIECATCRLRPLVPGDAASLSEHANNRKIWLNVSDRFPHPFTIEDAEGFIAEKSGRRRPTDLGIEVDGAAVGDVELFLGAGVERITAVIGYWLGEAYWGRGIMSDAVAAMTRYGFENFELERITALVFTENHGSARVLEKAGFRREAVLRRSAIKEGRILDQYLYAILRDESDAHTRKS; translated from the coding sequence ATGGTGATCGAGTGCGCCACCTGTCGACTACGCCCGCTGGTGCCCGGTGACGCCGCGAGTTTGTCCGAGCATGCGAACAATCGGAAGATTTGGCTCAACGTGAGTGATCGATTTCCGCATCCATTCACGATCGAAGACGCCGAAGGCTTCATCGCCGAGAAATCGGGGCGTCGGCGGCCGACCGACCTCGGGATCGAAGTCGACGGGGCCGCGGTCGGCGATGTCGAACTGTTCCTCGGTGCCGGGGTCGAGCGCATCACGGCGGTGATCGGCTACTGGCTCGGCGAGGCCTACTGGGGGCGCGGCATCATGAGCGACGCCGTCGCGGCGATGACTCGCTACGGTTTCGAGAACTTCGAACTCGAGCGCATCACGGCACTGGTGTTCACCGAGAACCACGGCTCCGCCCGGGTGCTCGAGAAGGCCGGCTTCCGGCGCGAGGCGGTGCTGCGCCGCAGCGCGATCAAGGAGGGCCGGATCCTCGATCAGTACCTCTATGCGATCCTGCGCGATGAATCTGACGCTCACACCCGCAAGTCCTGA
- a CDS encoding DHCW motif cupin fold protein, translated as MMLRDIPFGTTDWSTIEPVEHPGESGIATWRTRRFGEIRVRMVEYSPGYVANHWCQKGHILLCLEGELHTQLADGRAWTLKPGMSYQVADDAEPHRSQAPHGARLFIVD; from the coding sequence ATGATGCTTCGCGACATCCCGTTCGGCACCACCGACTGGTCGACGATCGAGCCCGTCGAGCACCCCGGCGAGTCGGGAATCGCGACCTGGCGTACCCGGCGCTTCGGTGAGATCCGGGTGCGCATGGTCGAGTACTCGCCGGGCTACGTCGCCAATCACTGGTGTCAGAAGGGCCACATCCTGCTGTGCCTCGAAGGGGAACTGCACACGCAGCTCGCCGACGGGCGGGCCTGGACCCTCAAACCCGGTATGAGCTACCAGGTCGCCGACGACGCCGAGCCTCATCGATCGCAGGCGCCGCACGGGGCGCGCCTGTTCATCGTGGACTGA
- a CDS encoding DUF664 domain-containing protein yields the protein MSELTYRAADAKAQAGAYTAALVAALDAREPLDVLRATAAALRTGIDGMTPEQRATPEAPGKWSVLQLLQHLADSEVVGAYRFRLVLSQERPPLIGYDQDHWTSRLHVGDTDAEEVLSRFTLLRASTLRVLESLSTAELQRVGLHEERGEESIARMMDLYAGHDVVHLKQLARIRAAVVGPA from the coding sequence ATGTCGGAACTCACCTATCGAGCCGCGGACGCGAAAGCCCAGGCCGGCGCCTACACCGCCGCACTGGTCGCCGCGCTCGATGCGCGCGAACCGCTCGACGTGTTGCGCGCGACCGCGGCGGCGCTGCGAACGGGCATCGATGGAATGACGCCTGAGCAGCGGGCCACCCCCGAGGCGCCCGGCAAGTGGAGCGTGCTGCAGCTCCTGCAGCACCTCGCCGACTCCGAGGTGGTGGGGGCGTATCGCTTTCGACTGGTGCTCTCGCAGGAGCGCCCGCCGCTCATCGGCTACGACCAGGATCACTGGACGAGCCGGCTGCACGTCGGGGATACCGACGCCGAGGAAGTGCTGTCGCGCTTCACGTTGCTGCGCGCAAGTACGCTGCGGGTGCTCGAATCACTGAGTACTGCGGAGCTGCAGCGTGTCGGCCTGCACGAAGAACGCGGCGAGGAGAGCATCGCGCGGATGATGGATCTCTACGCCGGGCACGACGTCGTCCATCTCAAGCAGCTCGCGCGCATTCGCGCGGCCGTCGTCGGACCCGCGTAG
- the rpmE gene encoding 50S ribosomal protein L31: MKAGIHPVYEVREFHCYGCGIEWETRTTIKPSTSDGKVHLDICSNCHPFFTGKQKLIDKAGRVERFMKRYRKTDPKAEAAAAETAETAEAVAAPVEAAVAPAAAPTKNGTAKSKK; encoded by the coding sequence ATGAAAGCCGGAATTCATCCCGTCTACGAAGTGCGTGAGTTCCACTGCTACGGCTGTGGCATCGAGTGGGAGACCCGCACCACGATCAAGCCCTCGACGTCGGACGGCAAGGTGCATCTCGACATCTGCTCGAACTGCCATCCCTTCTTCACCGGCAAGCAGAAGCTGATCGACAAGGCGGGTCGCGTCGAGCGCTTCATGAAGCGCTACCGGAAGACCGATCCGAAGGCCGAGGCCGCCGCGGCTGAGACCGCCGAGACTGCCGAGGCTGTGGCCGCTCCCGTCGAGGCGGCAGTCGCGCCCGCGGCTGCTCCGACGAAGAACGGCACCGCCAAGTCCAAGAAGTAG
- a CDS encoding DUF1385 domain-containing protein, translating into MPFLPVGGQAVIEGVMMRSPSKIAVAVRRPDGTLGYFDRAFTSISRRVPLLRLPVIRGAVSLFETLGLGIQALNFSADEASRDEPAKEAKPASLGAQIGQVAVVAVSFGLGLLLFVVLPARATEWLGFHSRIGFGLVDGLFRLVAFVLYLTLVSQWREMARVLGYHGAEHKAIHALEADAPLTPESVQSFSRFHPRCGTSFLFLVVMVSIVVFAFIGKPRGLGDHLLRIACMPVIVGIAFEFIRISGKYTSHPLVRLLIWPGLQFQRLTTREPDLGMCAVAIASLQRVTDDETVRKLQQAGSHARLEVEFMQ; encoded by the coding sequence ATGCCATTCCTGCCGGTCGGCGGCCAGGCTGTGATCGAAGGCGTGATGATGCGCTCGCCGTCCAAGATCGCGGTTGCCGTGCGTCGACCCGACGGCACGCTCGGCTACTTCGACCGCGCGTTCACCTCGATCAGCCGCCGCGTGCCGCTGCTGCGCCTGCCGGTGATTCGCGGAGCGGTTTCGCTGTTCGAGACCCTCGGCCTCGGGATCCAGGCGCTCAACTTCAGCGCCGACGAAGCCTCGCGCGACGAGCCGGCGAAAGAGGCGAAGCCCGCCTCGCTCGGCGCCCAGATCGGCCAGGTCGCGGTGGTGGCGGTGTCGTTCGGGCTCGGCCTGCTGCTATTCGTGGTGCTGCCGGCGCGCGCCACCGAGTGGCTCGGCTTCCATTCGCGCATCGGCTTCGGCCTGGTCGACGGACTGTTCCGGCTGGTTGCGTTCGTGCTCTACCTGACGCTGGTGAGCCAGTGGCGCGAGATGGCGCGGGTGCTCGGCTACCACGGAGCCGAACACAAGGCGATCCACGCCCTCGAAGCCGACGCGCCGCTCACCCCCGAGAGCGTCCAGAGCTTTTCGCGGTTTCACCCGCGCTGCGGCACCTCGTTTCTGTTCCTGGTCGTGATGGTCTCGATCGTGGTGTTCGCGTTCATCGGCAAGCCGCGCGGACTCGGCGATCACCTGCTGCGCATCGCGTGCATGCCGGTGATCGTCGGCATCGCATTCGAGTTCATCCGCATCTCGGGCAAGTACACGAGCCACCCGCTGGTCAGGCTGCTGATCTGGCCGGGGCTCCAGTTCCAGCGCCTCACCACCCGCGAGCCGGATCTCGGCATGTGTGCGGTCGCCATCGCCTCGCTGCAACGCGTGACCGACGACGAGACGGTGCGAAAGCTTCAGCAGGCCGGGAGCCACGCGCGACTCGAAGTGGAGTTCATGCAGTGA